In the genome of Mesorhizobium sp. NBSH29, the window AGGGGTCCCAAAGGGTTTGTTGAAAATACCGGAGTGCGTTTATCTTGATTACATCCCCTGAAATAGGGCGACCTATATGACCTAGCCAGTCTGGAACCATTATAGCTGCTAGTGTAAACGTAGCACATGCTGCTCCAATACTAACTAACGGTGGCAGAAAGCTCCTAAACTGTCGTTGATTTTTCGGCTCCTTTAGCTGAACCGTGTCAGCGATATATCCCAAGGCAAAAGCGTATAACAGCACGCAGACAAACGGCTGATAGCTAAAAAACGTTATGAGACATCCCAAGAAACCACAGGCTACGGACGCTGCTGGCCGGATTGCATATTGCCGGAAACTGATCAACGAGATGCTGACACCAATCAAAGAGACAGACAAGTTGGGTAGATTGATTGCGAACTGATGAAGGTCAGCCCAGTATCCATGAAGCCCAACCAACAACATGAACAGCGGCGTAATTTTGATTGGAAGCCCAAGAAATTTTACAAAACTAAATGATGAAAACCATATTGAGAAAGCGCATGTTACAATCCAGAAACCAGATACCTTTGAAAAATCTAGACCAAAATAGTTTGTAGCGTTCGCTATTATTGAAATCAGGTAGCGGTAATTTGTAGAATGAGAACGCGCCCAGTAAGATGGATCTTGGGACCCGTACATGAGATACACATCATCAATATTTATCAAAGTGAGATTTACGGAAAATATTACGACGAAAATGAGAGCGGCCGCTAAGCTTTCTTTCGTGTGCAACAGGGATCTCCCTTTATCGATTTCGTACAATCATGTCTCGGTCGCAGAGATGGCTTGAACGCCGTCAAGCCTCAAGTTGATCCGGAATTTGAAAGCGTTTGCAGCTGCACCTTGCATTTGTTAATGCCCCTATCAAGAGGAGTTTCATGATTTCCATATCGATTGTAGTGCCAGTTTATGCTGGCGAGGAATATCTGGAGCGGCTTGCCGTCCGCGTCGAATCAGTGCGGAACAGTTGGTCCGGCGCGCCTTTTCACCTGAGCGAACTAATTTTCGTCGAGGACGGGGCCAAAGACGGATCGGGTCAAATTGTTGACCGTCTCAGCGTCGAATATGGTTGGATAAAGCCGCTGCACTTGTCGCGCAATTATGGGCAGCACGCTGCGACTGTGGCCGGCATCGTTCAAACCACAGGCGATTGGGTGGTGGTAATGGACGAAGACCTCCAACACCCTCCTGAAGAAATCGAGACACTCCTGCGTAAGGCTGTCAAATCGGGAAGTGATGTCGTCTATTCCAATCCGAACGGGGCAGTTCACCAGAAGGTGGGCCGGGACTGGACCTCGCGTACTTTTAAGTCGATCATGGCCCGCTTGACGGGCAACACACACATTACTGTCTTCAACAGTTTCCGGCTCATTCGCGGGTCAATTGCTCGGGAAGCGTCGCTAGCCTGCGGTCACAGTACTTACTTTGATATAGCTCTTTCATGGTTCACGCAGCGTGTGACCAGCGTGTCCATGAACCTCAAGGACGAGCGGTTCATTCGAACCGGGAAAAGCGGGTATAGCTTCAACTCGCTACTCAGTCATGCGCGCCGCCTGCTGTTTTCCACGCAGGTCAAGGCGCTGCGGATCGGTAGTGTGATAGGCGGTTTGGCGGTGTTCTTGGCGCTGATCTCTTCGCTAACATTTATAGCAGTAAAGATAGTGCACCCAAGCACGATACCAGTCACCGGCTGGCCCTCTTTGATGATCACAATCATGTTTTTTGGGGGGGTAACGATCTTCATGGTAGGGCTTGTTATCGAGTACATCTCGATCTTGGTCATGGAGACGCACGGGAAGCCGCTCTACAACTACGTCGACCGCAGCAGCGATAAAGCGGTCCTGGCATTTTTCACAGACCGATTAGAGAGCGAAGATGGCCGATAAACGCGCAGGTCAGGAGTTCGATGCCTATCGCGCTTCCTATTCGGACGCCGTTGACAAGGCCATTTCTGTGCCTGGTCTTGATGTGGATTTCTTTACCCGAGCAAAAGCGTCGCGCTTGTTGGATTGGCTGAGCGCCAATGTTGGTCCTGCAGAAGAGCTTTCCGTGCTTGATGTCGGTTGCGGGGTCGGAAATTATCATCCTCTTGTCAGCGGACGGCTGGCACAGTTAACCGGCGTGGATCCATCCGTCGAGTGTTTGGATGAGGCTAAGGCGAGGAACTCGTTGGTAGCCTACAAGGCTTCGGATGGTCTGACGCTTCCGTTCGAGGACAATGTGTTTGACGCGGCGTTCGCGATTTGCGTGATGCACCATGTACCACCGGAACAATGGGCGCTGTTTGTAGCTGAAATGGCTCGTGTCGTGCGCAAAGGCGGGGCTGTTCTGGTGTTTGAACACAATCCCCTCAACCCTTTAACCCAGCGCATCGTCTCAAGGTGCCCCTTTGATGAGGACGCAACTCTCCTGCGCAAAAAGCGGGTCACCGCTTATTTCGATGAGGCGGGCTTGAGCGATATAAGTGGCCATTACATTCTGACTGTGCCCTCTGTTGAGGGCCCCCTCCGGTGGATAGATGATCGGCTTAGTTCTCTGCCCACCGGTGCTCAATATTTTGTGAGTGGTATCAAAGCTTGACGCGACCACTTATCGGATTGCTCTCCAGATTCGGCTTGGTCGGTATTGGCTCCACGATTACATACCTTACTGTCGCAAACCTGCTCCTGTACTCCGGGTTTCTCGCCCCGGCTAAGGCTTCTGTTGCCGCCTATCTGGCGGGCATGGTGGTCTCATTTATTGGACAAAGCTGGTTCACGTTTCGAGTGGCCCAAGTGCGGCTTAA includes:
- a CDS encoding glycosyltransferase, whose translation is MISISIVVPVYAGEEYLERLAVRVESVRNSWSGAPFHLSELIFVEDGAKDGSGQIVDRLSVEYGWIKPLHLSRNYGQHAATVAGIVQTTGDWVVVMDEDLQHPPEEIETLLRKAVKSGSDVVYSNPNGAVHQKVGRDWTSRTFKSIMARLTGNTHITVFNSFRLIRGSIAREASLACGHSTYFDIALSWFTQRVTSVSMNLKDERFIRTGKSGYSFNSLLSHARRLLFSTQVKALRIGSVIGGLAVFLALISSLTFIAVKIVHPSTIPVTGWPSLMITIMFFGGVTIFMVGLVIEYISILVMETHGKPLYNYVDRSSDKAVLAFFTDRLESEDGR
- a CDS encoding class I SAM-dependent methyltransferase, which codes for MADKRAGQEFDAYRASYSDAVDKAISVPGLDVDFFTRAKASRLLDWLSANVGPAEELSVLDVGCGVGNYHPLVSGRLAQLTGVDPSVECLDEAKARNSLVAYKASDGLTLPFEDNVFDAAFAICVMHHVPPEQWALFVAEMARVVRKGGAVLVFEHNPLNPLTQRIVSRCPFDEDATLLRKKRVTAYFDEAGLSDISGHYILTVPSVEGPLRWIDDRLSSLPTGAQYFVSGIKA
- a CDS encoding GtrA family protein yields the protein MTRPLIGLLSRFGLVGIGSTITYLTVANLLLYSGFLAPAKASVAAYLAGMVVSFIGQSWFTFRVAQVRLNHFVRFGILSVLGLAFSYGSVVLALKVGAPPFAATIATAIFVPLLSFVIMRYWVFLND